From a region of the Gammaproteobacteria bacterium genome:
- a CDS encoding TonB-dependent receptor plug domain-containing protein, giving the protein MRSYLFSLLVISFASQAQNAPLSQQANTQKATSDANTVLQQQCNEKHPQADQATLAECVKQLHTEQRTVIGTRYVGLEASGMSGRFHLDKKFIEQSPRTTGDINDLVALLPGVEMLDDAYSIEALTDVRAKQLSISGGQPWQTGFFLDGMNYNSRQDPNAYNRAISSINDVQGSPQTYSINSEIVQSIDVYDNNIPAEYGDFSGGVVSVSSINAFDTEQNSFSLGYRGTQSSWGQYHIIESEDSISDTPIVPVFNKQSYNVMASHQFNQHHGIVISGNYLTSTVSGISLQQNTTKERSSSNVLLKYSQRDTLIDSIDFSVIYAPYQKEEGLKDTLNSNLTINGGGFGTTLNLNHQFDFGDANSKLQFNSSDNSREAPDHYYIWRQATGKDWGQLASSNSEDNPYSLEGGYGSLEKQQQTTSWKNTFTLNSLSTGELYHDIKLGFGIEHEQLDRQRAQDSYKYNSAFIYPVAPTSEPLNCSGYQLDCVEISYYKPLAQLEQELGHAIDPTDGNDIIAYSNNIAVAPQYFQSRVVYSAEDISVDLIKLHGFVTDTIEWGDLSLNLGMRIDYDDVFDNVNIAPRTSFGYDVFSDNSSLLIFGASRYYDAGLLTYKTREAQIPYYIQYRDISGSYLQGWQRSSSDSDFRYRYQNLKTPYNDELVLGWKQSLAQFGQISLKMVARWQQDQLARSGEYYLGSDGYSYIEQDNTAKGTSRRISLAWSGQIANHSLWANTSYSSSKSNFDDYDNSIDDASIDQLVVYEGTTITQAELNNINSTFGNPISVKFGINSRWTDRLNSSISATYTSAYDKAVTTGDYAESSELSNICNECTNNTYALTEYKKESYSPRVLVNLGLNWDLKLSHLHKLNLRADISNVFNTRTYTVSTGGTGIEVGRQFWLAAKYHFN; this is encoded by the coding sequence ATGCGCAGTTATCTTTTCAGCTTACTGGTAATATCATTTGCCTCTCAGGCTCAAAATGCCCCTCTATCGCAGCAAGCTAACACGCAAAAAGCGACAAGCGATGCAAACACAGTGTTACAACAACAGTGTAATGAGAAACATCCACAAGCTGACCAAGCAACGCTGGCCGAGTGTGTAAAACAATTACACACCGAGCAACGGACCGTGATCGGTACCCGTTATGTTGGTTTAGAAGCCTCTGGCATGAGCGGACGTTTTCATTTAGACAAAAAATTTATTGAGCAAAGCCCCCGCACAACGGGCGATATTAATGATTTAGTTGCTTTATTACCTGGGGTAGAAATGCTCGATGACGCCTATTCGATAGAAGCGTTAACCGACGTACGCGCCAAACAGCTGTCTATTTCTGGCGGTCAGCCATGGCAGACCGGATTTTTCCTCGATGGCATGAATTACAACAGCCGCCAAGATCCCAATGCGTACAATCGTGCAATCAGCTCAATTAACGATGTGCAAGGCTCGCCACAAACTTACAGTATCAACAGTGAAATTGTTCAATCAATTGATGTGTATGACAATAACATTCCTGCAGAGTATGGTGACTTTTCGGGGGGAGTTGTCAGTGTCTCATCAATTAACGCGTTTGATACTGAACAAAATTCATTTAGCCTAGGTTATCGCGGCACTCAAAGCAGCTGGGGCCAATATCACATTATTGAATCAGAAGATTCGATCAGTGATACACCTATAGTCCCGGTATTCAACAAGCAATCGTATAATGTGATGGCAAGCCATCAGTTTAATCAACACCATGGCATCGTAATAAGTGGCAATTATTTAACCAGTACCGTCAGTGGAATATCCCTACAGCAAAATACCACTAAGGAACGCAGCAGCAGTAATGTATTACTAAAATACTCACAGCGCGATACCTTGATTGATAGCATCGATTTTAGTGTTATTTATGCCCCTTACCAAAAGGAAGAAGGCTTAAAAGACACCTTAAACAGCAACCTCACCATTAATGGTGGTGGTTTCGGTACCACACTTAACCTCAATCACCAATTCGATTTTGGCGATGCCAACAGCAAGTTACAATTTAATAGCAGTGACAATAGCCGTGAAGCACCTGATCATTATTATATTTGGCGCCAAGCCACCGGCAAAGATTGGGGCCAGCTAGCTTCCAGCAATTCAGAGGACAACCCTTACTCATTAGAAGGTGGTTATGGTTCACTTGAAAAACAACAGCAAACCACCAGCTGGAAAAATACTTTCACTTTAAATTCATTAAGCACCGGTGAGCTATACCATGACATTAAACTTGGCTTTGGTATTGAACACGAACAATTAGATCGCCAACGTGCTCAGGACAGTTATAAATATAATTCAGCCTTTATATACCCAGTTGCCCCAACCAGCGAGCCATTAAATTGCAGTGGTTATCAGCTCGATTGTGTTGAAATTAGTTATTACAAACCATTAGCTCAACTCGAACAAGAGCTTGGCCATGCAATCGATCCGACCGATGGTAACGATATTATTGCGTATTCAAATAATATAGCCGTCGCCCCACAATATTTTCAATCGCGCGTTGTTTATAGTGCTGAAGATATCAGTGTTGATTTAATTAAGTTGCATGGGTTTGTTACCGACACCATTGAATGGGGCGACTTAAGCCTTAATTTAGGTATGCGTATTGATTATGATGACGTTTTTGACAACGTTAATATTGCGCCGCGCACCAGTTTTGGCTATGACGTATTTTCTGATAATTCGAGTTTACTCATCTTTGGGGCCAGCCGTTATTATGATGCTGGTTTATTAACCTACAAAACCAGAGAAGCGCAAATACCTTATTACATTCAATATCGCGATATCAGTGGCAGTTACTTACAGGGCTGGCAACGTTCAAGTTCCGATAGTGATTTCCGCTATCGCTACCAAAACCTTAAAACGCCATATAACGATGAATTAGTACTCGGCTGGAAACAGTCACTGGCGCAGTTTGGCCAAATTTCGTTAAAAATGGTCGCGCGCTGGCAACAAGATCAATTAGCGAGATCTGGCGAGTATTATCTAGGTAGCGACGGGTATAGCTACATAGAGCAAGACAACACCGCTAAGGGTACTAGCCGCCGCATATCGCTGGCATGGAGCGGCCAGATCGCCAACCATTCTTTATGGGCCAATACCAGTTACAGCAGCAGCAAATCTAATTTTGATGACTATGATAACTCCATAGACGATGCGTCAATTGATCAATTAGTAGTTTATGAAGGCACCACTATTACCCAGGCTGAACTTAATAATATTAATAGTACTTTTGGCAACCCGATTAGCGTGAAATTTGGTATAAATAGCCGCTGGACTGATCGCTTAAACTCAAGCATTAGTGCAACTTACACCAGCGCCTATGACAAAGCAGTAACAACGGGTGACTATGCAGAGTCTTCTGAACTAAGTAACATCTGTAACGAATGTACTAATAATACCTATGCATTAACGGAATACAAAAAAGAGTCGTACTCACCACGGGTACTTGTCAACCTTGGGCTTAATTGGGATCTTAAGCTAAGCCATCTGCACAAGCTAAATTTACGCGCAGACATCAGCAATGTGTTTAATACCCGTACCTATACAGTTTCGACCGGAGGTACCGGCATTGAAGTAGGGCGACAATTCTGGTTGGCCGCGAAATATCACTTTAATTAA
- a CDS encoding TonB-dependent siderophore receptor encodes MKLRFKLLPLVVAVNFALNPSLALATEQTEKITVTGVYTVGENIDTATGLGLSLRETPQSVSVMTAQRIKDQAFDSLADVAVSAVGISVKEVDNVRNTFQARGFDIENYQVDGVPLAWSLAGDSGETITDVSIYDRIEFVRGATGLLTGAGDPSASINLVRKHADSAEFEGYLNSSIGSWNKRQLTADLASGLNEAGTIRARVVAKYQQADSFLELYQEQTQVFYGVVEADLSPDTLLRVGASQQKNTPTSPTWGNLAPWYSDGSRTNWDSSTTTAADWTQWDTTSNNYFANLEHFFNNGWQLITNFNHIEHNQESKLLYLYGTPDSANGTGLNAWAYNSNGSSTQNSIDVRLKGDFVLLNHEHEFVVGALMSKQQATTNTFAVISSAATGDFNQWDGSYAEPQWATESTVAADLETEQKGLYAATRLSLSDNLKLITGARLSNWQRQGTSYGAAVDFGDNGVLVPYIGALYDLTADHRLYASYTEIFKPQTAIDRNGDFLDPLTGKSKEIGLKSTFLNDMLHTSVAIFSIDQDNLAQTDSGHFVPGTIIEASFAAQGTTSKGFEVEIVGQPSTDWNISVGYSQFNAEDAAGNVISSDHPRKQLKIFSTYQFSDQLQGLMIGGGLNWQSEKYQNVANPITSAAETLSQQSYSLVNLMARYDFNDKLQVQLNVENLFDKKYYSQVGFFDQYRYGAPRNVTLGLTYQL; translated from the coding sequence ATGAAGCTGCGTTTTAAATTACTGCCACTGGTTGTTGCAGTTAATTTTGCTTTAAATCCAAGCTTGGCATTGGCCACCGAACAAACTGAAAAAATTACAGTCACGGGTGTATACACAGTCGGTGAGAACATTGATACCGCAACCGGATTAGGGCTTAGCTTAAGAGAAACGCCGCAGTCTGTTAGTGTAATGACCGCCCAAAGAATTAAAGATCAAGCCTTCGATAGCCTAGCCGATGTTGCAGTTAGTGCGGTAGGTATCTCAGTTAAAGAAGTCGATAACGTCCGTAACACGTTTCAAGCGCGTGGTTTTGACATTGAAAACTATCAAGTAGATGGTGTGCCACTGGCTTGGAGTTTAGCCGGTGATTCTGGCGAAACGATTACCGATGTTTCCATTTACGATCGCATTGAATTTGTCCGTGGTGCTACTGGTTTACTCACTGGTGCTGGCGACCCTTCTGCGTCAATCAACTTAGTACGCAAACATGCAGACAGCGCTGAGTTTGAAGGCTACCTTAACAGCAGTATTGGCAGCTGGAATAAACGTCAACTAACGGCTGACTTAGCGTCTGGATTAAATGAAGCCGGCACAATCCGCGCACGAGTTGTCGCTAAATATCAACAAGCGGACTCGTTCCTTGAGCTTTACCAAGAGCAAACTCAAGTATTTTACGGTGTTGTCGAAGCAGATCTAAGTCCTGACACCTTGCTTCGCGTCGGTGCTAGCCAGCAGAAAAACACCCCAACCTCACCAACGTGGGGCAATTTAGCGCCCTGGTATAGCGATGGCAGTCGTACCAACTGGGATAGCTCTACTACCACCGCAGCAGACTGGACCCAATGGGACACCACCAGTAACAATTATTTTGCCAACCTTGAGCATTTTTTCAATAATGGCTGGCAGCTAATTACCAACTTCAATCACATTGAGCACAATCAAGAATCTAAGTTACTTTACCTTTATGGCACCCCCGATTCTGCCAACGGTACAGGACTAAACGCTTGGGCTTATAACAGTAACGGTAGCAGCACACAAAACAGCATTGATGTTCGTTTAAAAGGCGATTTTGTTTTATTAAATCATGAGCATGAATTCGTGGTTGGCGCGCTAATGAGCAAGCAGCAAGCCACTACCAATACCTTTGCGGTGATAAGTTCAGCAGCAACCGGTGATTTTAATCAATGGGATGGCTCATATGCAGAGCCGCAATGGGCAACCGAAAGTACCGTAGCGGCCGATCTTGAAACCGAGCAAAAAGGGCTTTACGCGGCGACTCGCTTAAGTTTAAGCGATAATTTAAAATTAATTACCGGTGCTCGCTTGTCAAACTGGCAACGTCAGGGTACCAGCTACGGAGCAGCAGTAGATTTTGGTGATAACGGGGTACTAGTACCTTATATTGGCGCGCTTTATGATCTGACAGCCGATCACCGACTTTATGCCAGTTATACCGAAATTTTCAAGCCACAAACTGCGATTGATCGTAATGGCGATTTCCTTGATCCGCTAACAGGTAAAAGCAAAGAAATTGGCCTAAAAAGCACATTTCTCAACGATATGCTGCATACCTCGGTCGCTATCTTTAGCATTGATCAAGACAACTTAGCGCAAACTGACAGCGGACATTTCGTGCCAGGCACCATTATTGAGGCTTCTTTTGCAGCGCAAGGTACGACGAGTAAAGGTTTTGAAGTCGAAATCGTTGGCCAGCCTAGCACCGACTGGAATATTAGTGTTGGTTATTCGCAATTTAATGCCGAAGATGCTGCTGGTAATGTCATAAGCTCAGATCATCCACGTAAACAACTTAAAATTTTCTCAACCTACCAATTTTCAGATCAGCTGCAAGGTTTAATGATTGGCGGCGGACTTAATTGGCAAAGTGAGAAATATCAAAATGTTGCCAACCCAATTACTAGCGCTGCAGAAACATTAAGCCAGCAAAGCTACAGCTTAGTAAACTTGATGGCACGTTATGATTTTAATGACAAATTACAGGTTCAGTTGAATGTAGAAAACCTGTTCGACAAAAAA
- a CDS encoding cadherin-like domain-containing protein, with protein sequence MRRFTKSKLSCSMFLISMLSACGGSESSNLAPNVSSANLAPILTEDSVFQGVITATDDNNSSLNFTVGSAASHGIFALNSDGSYTYTPTANFVGTDTVTVNVSDGEMTTATTLTFTSTNVNDAPVLLSHNVSIDLQGVTQGNLVVEDADGDDLTFAIVTDVDTLNGALTLDSATGTFTYTAQGELDTEFRISYTDGIIDEPIVAVISIQPSYVTNQNKSDYYYSSEKSHLVKAQAVSAELTGDNAVNELTSQLANGYMLASDQIKANALLDSIAELVSQAKAYRLSADTLQEKGDFAGAQALRVKAEIAYNYYLGQKGIANISSSDASFMYALFNDYIDGGSSSSSEKAIAYGATIATFSAEVNTDVSSRPYGYFVSALASSAQDRFNRYISDRTSSNYDIALQAISDYASLAEGMGYLVKSSGTYYSTAVYNTAKAAGLFNRLGAQELAKEYTAKALSYYQAVNYDSDFTYPVKEYAATTLTKYPTGLTAISGLFAALYPNEPNLPLALVLAEEGAADKDYTKAVELQLAYTAYNAVLNGTDIATAIVPLKEHFIEEEGDYRSYYQALVEYDVNNPRLGTLLAEKGETNKALEVYQTASTLLTSEAYVGSQTMSMYVTGYKGCTRLTQLTIAAGGDSLNQAAECQKIVDQYFKLATGKFTQDTLFAAKYEVMRAHWDIESLAAIDAVAVTLNSELESLESDSATLEEQFGLAERYLKLAGYLATYQRYDDAKAAYTTAMVKLQSLSENDQTDAALLKDILGLVENDIASYDPAKTGAFERKAYLVALRHGAGQFNEYENQLSETLAALANLTAVNNSKVALLSVNEQQGVIEDQLLINLHAGLNDSADALINSVVNEAVEQQELLLLKGGFLAQQNAFPASNIASVDTDSDGMPDFFTLEATAAQIVASGLTMDNDNDNDNVPNAADITPIG encoded by the coding sequence ATGCGTCGATTTACCAAGAGCAAACTCAGTTGCTCGATGTTTTTAATTTCTATGCTATCCGCTTGTGGTGGCTCTGAAAGTTCCAACTTAGCGCCAAATGTTAGCTCGGCTAATCTGGCGCCGATATTAACTGAAGACAGTGTTTTTCAGGGGGTAATCACGGCTACGGACGATAACAATAGCTCATTAAACTTTACCGTTGGTTCGGCTGCGTCACACGGTATTTTTGCGTTAAATAGCGATGGCAGTTATACCTATACACCAACGGCTAACTTTGTTGGTACTGATACCGTAACCGTTAATGTGTCTGACGGTGAAATGACGACAGCAACGACACTGACTTTCACTTCGACTAATGTCAACGATGCGCCAGTTTTACTTAGTCATAATGTTTCAATTGATCTTCAAGGGGTAACTCAGGGGAATCTGGTTGTTGAAGATGCTGATGGCGATGATTTAACGTTTGCGATTGTTACAGATGTCGATACCTTAAATGGTGCCTTAACGCTAGACTCTGCGACTGGTACTTTTACTTATACCGCCCAAGGTGAGCTTGACACTGAGTTTAGAATTTCATATACCGACGGTATTATTGATGAGCCGATTGTTGCAGTAATATCAATTCAGCCTAGTTATGTGACGAATCAAAATAAGTCAGACTATTACTATAGTTCGGAAAAGTCTCACTTAGTTAAAGCGCAAGCGGTATCAGCTGAGTTAACCGGTGATAATGCGGTTAACGAATTAACCTCGCAACTCGCTAATGGATATATGCTTGCGAGTGATCAGATTAAAGCTAATGCGTTATTAGACTCGATAGCCGAATTAGTGTCTCAAGCTAAAGCATATCGTTTATCTGCTGATACGTTACAAGAAAAGGGTGATTTTGCCGGTGCTCAAGCTTTACGAGTTAAAGCGGAAATAGCGTATAATTATTATTTAGGGCAAAAAGGCATCGCTAATATCAGCAGCAGTGATGCTTCTTTTATGTATGCATTGTTTAACGATTATATTGATGGCGGCAGCAGCAGTAGCAGCGAAAAAGCGATAGCTTATGGGGCGACGATTGCCACTTTTTCTGCTGAGGTTAACACCGACGTTTCCTCTAGACCCTATGGTTATTTTGTTAGTGCTTTGGCTAGTAGTGCTCAAGATCGTTTCAATCGTTATATTAGCGATCGTACAAGCAGTAATTATGATATTGCTCTGCAGGCGATTTCTGACTATGCAAGCTTAGCTGAAGGCATGGGCTATTTAGTCAAGTCTAGTGGCACCTACTATAGTACAGCCGTTTATAACACAGCAAAGGCGGCAGGTTTGTTCAACCGTTTGGGCGCGCAGGAATTGGCAAAAGAGTATACCGCCAAGGCGTTATCTTATTACCAAGCAGTAAATTACGATAGTGATTTTACATACCCAGTTAAAGAATACGCAGCAACCACGCTAACTAAATACCCAACAGGACTTACCGCAATCAGCGGTTTATTTGCCGCATTGTACCCAAATGAGCCAAATCTACCGTTGGCGTTAGTGCTTGCCGAGGAAGGGGCGGCAGACAAAGATTACACTAAAGCGGTTGAACTTCAATTGGCTTACACTGCTTATAATGCGGTTTTAAATGGCACTGATATAGCGACAGCAATTGTGCCACTTAAAGAACATTTCATTGAAGAAGAAGGCGACTACCGTAGCTACTACCAAGCGTTAGTTGAATATGATGTAAACAATCCACGTTTAGGCACGCTATTAGCAGAGAAAGGAGAAACAAATAAAGCGCTTGAGGTGTATCAGACCGCCTCAACGTTATTAACCAGTGAAGCTTATGTCGGCTCTCAAACCATGAGTATGTATGTGACAGGTTATAAGGGTTGTACACGCCTCACTCAGCTAACGATAGCAGCTGGTGGCGATAGCCTAAATCAAGCCGCAGAGTGCCAAAAAATTGTTGATCAGTATTTTAAGTTGGCGACAGGGAAATTCACACAAGATACGTTATTCGCGGCTAAGTACGAAGTAATGCGCGCACATTGGGACATCGAAAGTCTTGCTGCAATCGATGCTGTAGCTGTGACGTTAAATAGTGAACTCGAGAGCTTAGAAAGCGACAGTGCGACGCTAGAAGAGCAATTTGGACTGGCTGAGCGTTATTTGAAACTTGCCGGTTATTTAGCGACTTACCAGCGTTATGATGATGCTAAAGCTGCTTACACTACGGCAATGGTTAAATTGCAAAGTTTGAGCGAAAACGATCAAACCGACGCCGCTTTACTTAAAGATATTTTGGGTCTGGTTGAAAATGACATTGCGTCTTATGATCCTGCTAAAACAGGTGCCTTCGAGCGCAAAGCTTATTTAGTTGCGCTACGCCATGGAGCTGGACAATTTAATGAATATGAGAACCAGCTTAGCGAAACACTTGCAGCGTTAGCTAACTTAACGGCGGTGAACAATAGCAAGGTTGCACTGCTATCGGTTAATGAGCAGCAAGGTGTTATTGAAGATCAGCTATTGATTAATCTGCACGCTGGTCTTAATGATAGCGCTGATGCATTAATTAACAGTGTGGTTAACGAAGCGGTAGAGCAGCAGGAGCTATTATTGCTTAAGGGCGGATTCTTAGCACAGCAAAATGCATTTCCAGCGAGTAATATCGCCAGTGTCGATACTGATAGCGATGGCATGCCAGACTTCTTTACGTTAGAAGCAACAGCAGCACAAATTGTTGCTAGTGGCCTGACGATGGACAACGACAACGATAACGATAATGTTCCGAATGCCGCAGATATTACGCCGATTGGTTAA
- a CDS encoding glycerophosphodiester phosphodiesterase: protein MAVILNRKFNFGLLILGVLILLSGCQSTSKPTSTADFPAQLLSFPRDSKILGDDIVDVQLALADRNLYLSNNDRIKMLATEQCSIDISAHRGDFREPENSARAITSALKDNFNSVEIDVMLLRDGTWVNHHDKQSGRATVYYSGQRHKIEKMSLRNFGGLKLRAKNSNELLDERPITAYESFKAFADYRNNQQQLNVEVKSDATGHQLNKLDQMLRLTVGQGGFYYSSLNREVLRKLRGINAKVYIGFIAGAHPTSVSKLRAALKKGVKDDSLYRRYMKEIETVGNYSIKRYRAKYKSYSSAAAIKSLHRDFGANSGLHLDIRQYVRKPKIKQYAQRLGMKVYTYAINGSDYHQGRLVALGKNRLPDGVIVDATPYRLCQKLFKPSIAAQRHHALSPSGAYIMSLPNDADFDRLEEMLGYRQENYYIALSSRLAPIKKLPSKSSVTKRLTVAFPTIKDQTIKSNTSKAIVIKLSGYQQ from the coding sequence ATGGCAGTTATATTAAATAGGAAGTTTAATTTCGGTCTACTTATCTTGGGAGTATTGATTTTACTGTCGGGGTGTCAATCGACAAGCAAACCAACCTCAACTGCCGATTTTCCGGCACAACTACTGTCGTTTCCGCGTGATAGCAAGATACTGGGTGACGATATTGTCGATGTTCAGTTAGCGTTGGCCGATCGTAACCTTTACCTGTCAAATAACGACCGGATTAAGATGTTGGCTACAGAGCAATGTAGCATAGATATTTCTGCTCATCGTGGTGACTTTCGCGAGCCAGAAAATAGCGCGCGAGCGATTACCAGCGCGTTAAAAGATAACTTTAATAGTGTCGAAATTGACGTGATGTTATTGCGAGATGGTACTTGGGTTAATCATCATGATAAACAATCTGGTCGTGCGACGGTTTATTATTCTGGCCAACGCCATAAAATAGAAAAGATGAGTCTGCGTAATTTTGGTGGCTTAAAGCTTCGCGCTAAAAACAGCAATGAGTTGCTGGATGAGCGCCCGATTACCGCTTATGAATCGTTTAAAGCCTTTGCTGATTATCGCAATAATCAGCAACAACTCAATGTTGAGGTTAAATCTGACGCGACTGGGCATCAGTTGAATAAACTCGACCAAATGTTACGTTTAACAGTTGGGCAAGGCGGGTTTTATTATTCGTCGTTAAATCGCGAGGTGTTACGTAAATTACGAGGCATTAATGCCAAGGTTTATATTGGCTTTATTGCCGGCGCACACCCAACGAGTGTCAGCAAGCTTCGCGCCGCACTGAAAAAAGGGGTGAAGGACGACAGCTTATATCGTCGGTATATGAAAGAAATTGAGACGGTAGGCAATTACTCGATCAAAAGGTACCGCGCCAAATATAAAAGCTATAGCTCCGCCGCTGCGATTAAAAGCCTGCATCGTGATTTTGGCGCCAACTCAGGACTTCACCTTGATATTCGCCAGTACGTAAGAAAACCAAAAATAAAACAGTATGCTCAGCGCTTAGGCATGAAGGTATACACCTATGCAATCAACGGTTCTGACTATCACCAAGGCCGGTTAGTTGCTTTAGGGAAAAATCGGTTACCCGACGGGGTGATTGTTGACGCAACACCGTATCGGTTGTGCCAAAAATTATTCAAACCATCAATCGCGGCTCAGCGCCATCATGCGTTAAGCCCAAGTGGCGCCTATATTATGAGCCTGCCAAACGATGCCGACTTTGACCGACTCGAAGAAATGCTCGGTTACCGCCAAGAAAATTATTATATTGCGCTTTCAAGTCGCCTCGCCCCGATTAAAAAATTGCCGAGTAAATCAAGTGTAACTAAGCGGCTTACAGTGGCTTTTCCAACGATTAAAGATCAAACAATAAAGTCTAATACCAGTAAAGCAATTGTGATTAAATTATCAGGCTATCAACAATGA